From Rhododendron vialii isolate Sample 1 chromosome 10a, ASM3025357v1, the proteins below share one genomic window:
- the LOC131303848 gene encoding CBS domain-containing protein CBSX1, chloroplastic, translating to MISIPPLESQPLSLLSTTAAVHHHLPPSLLSSSQLCPRLPPISTAASRCFFLPVSGPLRSFSVAATATFMANSVPPRNGVYTVGDFMTRKEDLHVVNPTTTVDEALELLVENRITGFPVIDDTWKLVGLVSDYDLLALDSISGGGRTDTNMFPEVDSTWKTFNEVQKLLSKTNGKLVGDLMTPAPVVVCESTNLEDAARILLETKYRRLPVVDSEGKLVGIITRGNVVRAALQIKRDNETKA from the exons ATGATCTCAATTCCTCCGCTGGAATcccaacccctctctctcctctccaccaccgccgccgtcCACCACCATCTTCCTCCTTCCCTCCTCTCATCTTCTCAGCTGTGCCCCAGACTTCCCCCCATTTCCACCGCCGCCTCTCGGTGCTTCTTCCTTCCCGTCTCGGGACCTCTCCGATCCTTCTCCGTCGCCGCTACGGCTACTTTCATGGCCAATTCCGTCCCG CCAAGAAATGGAGTATATACTGTGGGGGATTTCATGACCAGAAAAGAGGATTTGCATGTGGTAAATCCTACTACAACAGTAGATGAAG CTTTGGAACTTCTAGTAGAAAACAGAATTACTGGTTTCCCTGTGATTGATGACACCTGGAAATTG GTTGGCCTTGTTTCAGATTATGATTTGTTAGCTCTGGATTCCATATCAG GTGGTGGACGCACTGACACAAACATGTTTCCAGAAGTCGACAGCACATGGAAA ACATTCAACGAGGTACAGAAATTGCTGTCTAAAACCAATGGAAAACTGGTTGGAGATTTGATGACACCTGCACCAGTAGTTGTTTGTGAATCCACCAATCTCGAGGATGCTGCCAG AATATTGCTTGAAACAAAGTATCGCCGCCTTCCAGTCGTAGATAGTGAGGGAAAGCTG GTTGGAATTATCACAAGGGGAAATGTAGTGAGAGCTGCCCTACAAATAAAACGCGACAATGAAACCAAAGCATGA